The following proteins are co-located in the Pseudomonas synxantha genome:
- a CDS encoding LysR family transcriptional regulator, which yields MELRHLRYFQVLGETLNFTRAAERLHIAQPPLSRQIQQLEDELGVILLERSRPLRLTEAGRFFYEHANVLLEQLDKVCDNTRRIGLGEKTWLGIGFAPSTLYGVLPELIRRLRNHEALELELGLSEMTTLQQVDALKAGRIDVGFGRIRIDDPAIVQRVLVEDRLVAVLPSGHPLLDAPATLAQLAAEPFVLYPGNPRPSYADHVIALFDAHGLSLKVAQWTNELQTAIGLVGAGMGVTLVPASVQVLHRADIGYTPVVEATATSPIILSRRVNDQSLGLSHCLQLVEELI from the coding sequence ATGGAACTGCGACACCTGCGCTATTTCCAGGTGCTGGGCGAGACCCTCAACTTCACCCGCGCCGCCGAACGCCTGCACATCGCCCAGCCGCCCTTGAGCCGGCAGATCCAACAGTTGGAGGATGAACTGGGGGTCATTCTGCTGGAGCGTAGCCGCCCCTTGCGCCTGACCGAGGCCGGGCGATTTTTCTATGAGCATGCCAATGTGTTGCTCGAACAATTGGACAAGGTCTGCGACAACACCCGGCGCATCGGCCTGGGCGAAAAGACCTGGTTGGGCATCGGCTTTGCGCCCTCGACCTTGTACGGCGTGCTGCCGGAATTGATTCGGCGCCTGCGCAATCATGAGGCCCTGGAGCTGGAGCTGGGCTTGTCGGAAATGACCACCCTGCAGCAGGTCGACGCGCTCAAGGCCGGGCGCATCGATGTGGGCTTCGGACGGATTCGCATCGACGACCCGGCCATTGTCCAGCGGGTATTGGTGGAGGATCGCCTGGTAGCCGTGCTGCCCAGTGGTCACCCCTTGCTGGACGCCCCCGCCACCCTCGCCCAGTTGGCCGCCGAACCCTTTGTGCTCTACCCCGGCAACCCGCGCCCCAGTTATGCCGACCATGTGATCGCGCTGTTTGACGCCCATGGCTTGAGCCTGAAGGTTGCACAGTGGACCAACGAGTTGCAGACCGCTATCGGCCTGGTGGGTGCCGGGATGGGTGTGACATTGGTGCCGGCGTCGGTGCAGGTGCTGCATCGGGCGGATATTGGCTATACACCGGTGGTGGAAGCTACTGCGACCTCGCCGATCATTCTCAGCCGGCGGGTAAATGATCAGTCGCTGGGGCTGAGTCATTGCCTGCAACTGGTGGAAGAGTTGATCTGA
- a CDS encoding AraC family transcriptional regulator, giving the protein MSSQTRDIHIQRFDLEGARSWMSGICGPHRLATATPERLRFHHSANVFKSRATTLGVIEYGTDVTIDIEDAEHFSSYSLSLPLVGEQELSKNGERLSSNRDQGVIISPNEHQVLAISGDCRKLQVVITRAAMSESLEGLLQRPIDAPLRFESVMDAVEGAPAAWWRMARYFIAELECRSELYEQAAFTRDLESSLIKGLILAQPNNYSEELRDVLGVKLPHYLIRARQYIHDNAREAVHLEDLEAAAGVSRFKLFDAFRKYFALSPMAYLKKHRLGAVRQEILEQGSVRTISEIALGWGFTHLGRFSAEYRKQFDESPSQTLQRKRLRSL; this is encoded by the coding sequence ATGAGTAGCCAGACACGCGATATTCATATCCAACGCTTCGACCTGGAGGGCGCCCGCAGCTGGATGTCCGGTATTTGCGGCCCCCATCGCCTGGCAACGGCGACGCCCGAACGCCTGCGTTTTCACCACAGTGCCAACGTGTTCAAGTCCCGCGCCACCACCCTGGGCGTGATCGAATACGGCACCGACGTGACCATCGACATCGAAGACGCCGAGCACTTCAGCAGCTACAGCCTGAGCCTGCCATTGGTGGGCGAGCAGGAACTGAGCAAGAACGGTGAACGCCTCAGTTCCAACCGCGACCAGGGCGTGATCATTTCACCCAATGAACACCAGGTGCTGGCGATTTCCGGTGACTGCCGCAAGTTGCAGGTGGTGATTACCCGCGCAGCCATGAGTGAATCGCTGGAAGGTTTGTTGCAACGGCCCATCGACGCGCCGCTGCGCTTTGAATCAGTGATGGACGCGGTGGAAGGTGCCCCGGCTGCGTGGTGGCGCATGGCGCGTTACTTCATCGCCGAGCTGGAATGCCGCAGCGAGTTGTACGAGCAGGCGGCGTTCACCCGCGACCTGGAAAGCTCACTGATCAAGGGCCTGATCCTGGCCCAGCCGAATAACTACTCCGAAGAGCTGCGTGACGTGCTGGGCGTAAAACTGCCGCATTACCTGATCCGTGCGCGCCAGTACATCCATGACAACGCCCGCGAAGCCGTGCACCTGGAGGATCTGGAGGCGGCGGCCGGGGTGTCGCGGTTCAAGCTGTTCGATGCGTTTCGCAAGTACTTTGCGCTCTCGCCCATGGCTTATCTGAAGAAGCATCGGCTGGGGGCTGTGCGTCAGGAGATTCTTGAGCAGGGCTCGGTGCGTACCATCTCGGAAATTGCGTTGGGTTGGGGGTTTACTCACTTAGGCAGGTTTTCAGCGGAGTACCGCAAGCAGTTTGATGAATCCCCCAGCCAAACCCTGCAACGCAAGCGCCTGCGCAGCCTTTGA
- the antA gene encoding anthranilate 1,2-dioxygenase large subunit: MSGARSVEQWKSFIESCLDFRPADAVFRIARDMFTEPELFELEMELIFEKNWIYACHESELANNHDFVTMRAGRQPMIITRDGEGRLNALINACQHRGTTLTRVGKGNQSTFTCPFHAWCYKSDGRLVKVKAPGEYPEGFDKATRGLKKARIDSYKGFVFISLDVQGTDSLEDFLGDAKVFFDMMVAQSATGELEVLPGKSAYTYDGNWKLQNENGLDGYHVSTVHYNYVATVQHRQQVNTENGTGSSTTLDYSKLGAGDANTDDGWFAFNNGHSVLFSDMPNPSVRSGYATIMPRLVQEHGQQKAEWMMHRLRNLNIYPSLFFLDQISSQLRIIRPVAWNKTEIISQCLGVKDESDADRENRIRQFEDFFNVSGMGTPDDLVEFREAQRGFQGRLERWSDISRGSHRWETGPTPNSEAIGIQPAMTGTEFTHEGLYVNQHRNWQQFLLKGLDRQALTLREVK; the protein is encoded by the coding sequence ATGAGTGGTGCAAGAAGCGTCGAGCAGTGGAAGAGCTTTATCGAAAGCTGCCTGGATTTTCGCCCGGCCGATGCGGTGTTTCGCATCGCCCGCGACATGTTTACCGAGCCCGAGTTGTTCGAGCTGGAGATGGAACTGATCTTCGAAAAGAACTGGATCTACGCCTGCCACGAAAGCGAGCTGGCGAACAACCACGACTTCGTGACGATGCGCGCCGGGCGCCAGCCAATGATCATCACCCGCGACGGCGAAGGCCGGCTCAACGCGTTGATCAATGCCTGCCAACATCGCGGCACCACCCTCACCCGGGTGGGCAAGGGCAACCAGTCCACCTTTACCTGCCCGTTCCACGCCTGGTGCTACAAGAGCGACGGCCGGTTGGTGAAGGTCAAGGCACCGGGGGAATATCCGGAGGGGTTTGATAAAGCCACCCGAGGCCTGAAAAAAGCCCGCATCGACAGCTACAAGGGCTTTGTGTTTATCAGCCTCGACGTGCAGGGCACGGATAGCCTGGAAGACTTCCTCGGCGACGCCAAAGTGTTTTTCGACATGATGGTGGCGCAATCCGCCACGGGGGAGCTGGAGGTGCTGCCGGGCAAGTCCGCCTACACCTATGACGGCAACTGGAAACTGCAAAACGAAAACGGCCTGGACGGTTATCACGTCAGCACCGTGCACTACAACTACGTGGCCACGGTGCAGCATCGCCAGCAGGTCAATACCGAGAACGGCACAGGCTCCAGCACGACCTTGGACTACAGCAAGCTCGGCGCCGGCGACGCCAATACCGACGACGGCTGGTTCGCCTTCAACAACGGCCACAGCGTGTTGTTCAGCGACATGCCCAACCCCAGCGTGCGCTCCGGCTACGCCACGATCATGCCGCGACTGGTACAAGAGCACGGCCAGCAAAAGGCCGAGTGGATGATGCACCGCCTGCGTAACCTGAACATCTACCCCAGCCTGTTCTTCCTCGACCAGATCAGCTCACAGCTGCGCATCATCCGCCCGGTGGCCTGGAACAAGACCGAGATCATCAGCCAGTGCCTGGGTGTGAAGGATGAGTCCGATGCGGATCGCGAAAACCGCATTCGCCAATTCGAAGATTTCTTCAACGTCTCGGGCATGGGCACGCCGGACGACTTGGTGGAATTTCGCGAAGCCCAGCGCGGTTTCCAGGGCCGCCTGGAGCGCTGGAGCGATATCTCACGGGGCAGCCACCGCTGGGAAACCGGGCCTACGCCCAACAGCGAAGCCATTGGCATCCAACCAGCCATGACCGGCACCGAGTTCACCCACGAAGGTTTGTACGTCAACCAGCATCGCAACTGGCAACAGTTCCTGCTCAAGGGCCTGGACCGGCAAGCGCTGACACTGCGGGAGGTGAAGTGA
- the antB gene encoding anthranilate 1,2-dioxygenase small subunit — MNAQLQYQIEQFFYRKSELCDAQDWDAYVQLFDPQSEFHLPQWDSEHVYTRDPKREMSLIYYANRSGLEDRVFRLRTGKAASATPMPRTLHLINNVRIAEQSDGTLEVRLNWHTLFYRLATSEQFYGHATYRLKPEGDSWLITRKHALLLNDTINSVLDFYHL; from the coding sequence ATGAATGCACAGTTGCAGTACCAGATCGAGCAGTTTTTCTACCGCAAATCCGAACTGTGCGACGCCCAGGACTGGGATGCCTATGTGCAGTTGTTCGACCCGCAGAGTGAATTCCACCTGCCGCAATGGGACTCGGAACACGTCTACACCCGCGACCCCAAGCGCGAGATGTCGTTGATCTACTACGCCAACCGTTCGGGCCTGGAAGACCGCGTGTTCCGCCTGCGCACCGGCAAGGCCGCCTCGGCCACACCGATGCCGCGCACCTTGCACCTGATCAATAACGTACGCATTGCCGAACAAAGCGACGGCACCTTGGAGGTGCGCTTGAACTGGCACACGCTGTTTTATCGGTTGGCTACGTCCGAGCAGTTCTATGGGCACGCAACCTATCGCCTCAAGCCCGAGGGCGACAGCTGGCTGATCACGCGCAAGCACGCCTTGCTGCTCAACGACACCATCAACTCGGTGCTGGATTTCTATCACCTCTGA
- the antC gene encoding anthranilate 1,2-dioxygenase electron transfer component AntC — protein sequence MTHKVAFSFADGKTLFFPVGANEILLDAALRNGIKIPLDCREGVCGTCQGRCESGNYTQDYVDDEALSSLDLQQRKMLSCQTRVQSDATFYFDFDSSLCNASGPVQVRGTVSDVQQVSTSTAILQVQLQQPLDFLPGQYARLAVPGTDSWRSYSFANRPGNQLQFLVRLLPDGVMSKYLRERCQVGDEMLLEAPLGAFYLRHVTQPLVLVAGGTGLSALLGMLDELAANGCAQPVHLYYGVRGAEDLCEAARIQDYAGKIPGFRYTEVLSEPSDDWSGKRGYLTEHFDLAELRDRSADMYLCGPPPMVESIQQWLADQALDGVQLYYEKFTQSNI from the coding sequence ATGACTCACAAAGTGGCCTTCAGCTTTGCCGATGGCAAAACCCTGTTTTTTCCGGTGGGCGCCAATGAAATTCTCTTGGATGCGGCCCTGCGTAACGGTATCAAGATCCCATTGGATTGCCGCGAAGGCGTGTGCGGCACCTGCCAGGGCCGCTGCGAATCGGGAAACTACACACAAGACTACGTAGACGACGAAGCCCTCTCCAGCCTCGACCTGCAACAACGCAAGATGCTCAGTTGCCAGACCCGGGTGCAGTCCGACGCCACCTTCTACTTCGACTTCGATTCAAGCCTGTGCAATGCGTCCGGGCCAGTGCAGGTACGCGGTACGGTGAGCGACGTGCAGCAGGTCTCCACCAGTACGGCGATCCTGCAGGTGCAACTGCAGCAGCCACTGGATTTCCTGCCCGGCCAATACGCTCGCCTCGCGGTGCCCGGCACCGACAGTTGGCGCTCCTACTCCTTCGCCAATCGGCCGGGCAACCAACTGCAATTCCTGGTGCGCCTGCTGCCGGATGGGGTGATGAGCAAATATTTGCGCGAGCGCTGCCAGGTGGGCGACGAGATGCTGCTGGAGGCGCCATTGGGGGCGTTCTACCTGCGCCATGTCACCCAGCCGCTGGTGCTGGTGGCGGGCGGCACAGGCTTGTCGGCGTTGCTGGGTATGCTCGATGAGCTGGCGGCCAACGGCTGCGCGCAACCGGTGCACCTGTACTACGGCGTGCGCGGGGCCGAGGATTTATGCGAAGCGGCGCGTATCCAGGACTACGCGGGGAAAATCCCGGGCTTTCGCTACACCGAAGTGCTCAGCGAACCCTCCGATGACTGGTCCGGCAAGCGCGGTTACCTTACCGAACATTTCGACCTGGCCGAATTGCGGGATAGATCGGCGGATATGTACCTGTGCGGCCCCCCGCCAATGGTCGAATCCATCCAACAATGGCTGGCGGATCAGGCACTTGATGGCGTTCAGCTGTATTACGAAAAGTTCACCCAGAGTAATATCTGA
- a CDS encoding amino acid permease — protein MADDMVNPVGLKRGLKNRHIQLIALGGAIGTGLFLGSAGVLKSAGPSMILGYAIAGFIAFLIMRQLGEMIVEEPVAGSFSHFAHKYWGGYAGFLAGWNYWVLYVLVGMAELTAVGKYIQFWWPEIPTWVSALVFFVAVNLINTLNVKFFGEAEFWFAIIKVVAIVGMIVLGCYLLFSGTGGPQASVSNLWSHGGFFPNGGMGLLMSMAFIMFSFGGLELVGITAAEASEPRKVIPKAINQVVYRILIFYVGALTVLLSLYPWDQLLQTLGASGDAYSGSPFVQIFSLIGNDTAAHILNFVVLTAALSVYNSGVYCNSRMLFGLAEQGDAPKALMKLNKQGVPLRALAISALVTMLCVVVNYVAPQSALELLFALVVASLMINWALISITHIKFRKAMGEQGVTPSFKTFWFPFSNYLCLAFMLMIISVMLAIPGIRESVYAMPVWVGIIYVAYRLRMKNATVAVTQ, from the coding sequence ATGGCGGATGACATGGTTAACCCGGTGGGCCTCAAGCGTGGCCTGAAGAACCGGCACATTCAGCTGATCGCCTTGGGAGGGGCGATTGGTACAGGCTTGTTCCTCGGCTCGGCCGGGGTACTCAAGTCGGCGGGGCCGTCGATGATCCTGGGCTATGCGATTGCAGGCTTTATCGCGTTCCTGATCATGCGCCAGCTCGGCGAGATGATCGTCGAGGAGCCGGTGGCCGGTTCATTCAGCCACTTCGCGCACAAATACTGGGGCGGCTACGCGGGCTTCTTGGCGGGCTGGAACTACTGGGTGCTGTATGTGCTGGTGGGCATGGCCGAACTGACGGCGGTGGGCAAGTACATCCAGTTCTGGTGGCCGGAGATTCCGACCTGGGTCAGCGCGCTGGTGTTCTTTGTCGCGGTGAACCTGATCAACACCCTGAACGTGAAGTTCTTCGGCGAAGCCGAGTTCTGGTTCGCGATCATCAAGGTGGTGGCGATTGTCGGCATGATCGTGCTCGGCTGCTACCTTTTGTTCAGCGGCACTGGTGGCCCGCAAGCCTCGGTTAGCAACCTGTGGAGCCATGGCGGTTTCTTCCCCAATGGCGGCATGGGGCTGTTGATGTCCATGGCCTTCATCATGTTCTCGTTCGGTGGCCTGGAGCTGGTCGGCATCACCGCCGCCGAGGCCAGCGAGCCACGCAAGGTGATTCCCAAGGCGATCAACCAGGTGGTGTACCGCATCCTGATTTTCTACGTCGGCGCGCTGACCGTGCTGTTGTCGCTGTACCCGTGGGATCAACTGCTGCAGACCCTCGGCGCGTCCGGCGATGCCTACAGCGGCAGCCCGTTTGTGCAGATCTTCTCGCTGATCGGCAACGACACCGCCGCCCACATCCTCAACTTCGTGGTGCTGACCGCGGCGTTGTCGGTGTACAACAGCGGCGTGTACTGCAACAGCCGCATGCTGTTTGGCCTGGCCGAGCAAGGTGACGCGCCCAAGGCGCTGATGAAGCTCAACAAGCAAGGCGTGCCGCTGCGGGCGTTGGCGATTTCAGCCTTGGTGACGATGCTGTGTGTGGTGGTCAACTATGTCGCGCCGCAGAGTGCCCTGGAGTTGCTGTTTGCGCTGGTGGTTGCTTCGCTGATGATCAACTGGGCGCTGATCAGCATCACCCATATCAAGTTCCGCAAGGCCATGGGCGAGCAAGGCGTGACGCCGTCGTTCAAGACCTTCTGGTTCCCGTTCAGCAATTACCTTTGCCTGGCGTTCATGCTGATGATCATCAGCGTGATGCTGGCAATCCCGGGGATTCGCGAGTCGGTGTATGCGATGCCGGTGTGGGTGGGGATTATCTATGTGGCCTATCGGCTGCGGATGAAAAACGCGACGGTTGCAGTAACGCAATAA
- the kynA gene encoding tryptophan 2,3-dioxygenase, with the protein MSQCPFSADYQPPEEWHNAELNFSESMSYGDYLDLGKVLSAQHPLSPDHNEMLFIIQHQTSELWMKLMLHELKAAREHVRLGELPPAFKMLARVSRIFDQLVHAWAVLATMTPSEYKAIRPFLGQSSGFQSFQYREIEFILGNKSPALLRPHAHRPELLQELQVAIATPSLYDEAINLMIKAGLAIDPQRAERDPTAATVHDESVEAAWREVYRDPSRYWDLYQLAEKFIDLEDSFRQWRFRHVTTVERIIGFQPGTGGTEGVGYLRKMLDTVLFPELWRVRSTL; encoded by the coding sequence ATGAGCCAATGTCCCTTCTCTGCCGATTACCAGCCACCGGAAGAATGGCATAACGCCGAACTGAATTTTTCCGAGTCCATGAGCTATGGCGACTACCTGGACCTGGGCAAAGTCCTCAGCGCCCAGCACCCGCTGTCGCCTGACCACAACGAGATGCTCTTCATCATCCAGCACCAGACTTCGGAGCTGTGGATGAAACTGATGCTCCACGAACTCAAGGCCGCCCGCGAACACGTGCGCCTGGGTGAGTTGCCGCCGGCGTTCAAGATGCTGGCGCGAGTCTCGCGGATCTTCGACCAACTGGTGCACGCCTGGGCGGTGCTGGCGACCATGACGCCGTCGGAGTACAAGGCAATTCGCCCATTCCTGGGGCAGTCGTCGGGGTTCCAGTCGTTCCAGTACCGCGAGATCGAATTCATCCTCGGCAACAAGAGCCCGGCATTGCTGCGCCCCCATGCTCATCGGCCGGAACTGTTGCAGGAGCTTCAGGTGGCGATTGCCACGCCGTCGCTCTATGACGAGGCGATCAACCTGATGATCAAGGCGGGGCTGGCGATTGACCCCCAGCGCGCCGAGCGCGACCCGACGGCGGCCACAGTGCATGATGAGTCGGTGGAGGCGGCGTGGCGTGAGGTGTATCGCGACCCGAGCCGGTATTGGGATTTGTATCAGTTGGCCGAGAAGTTCATCGACCTGGAGGATTCGTTCCGCCAATGGCGCTTCCGGCATGTGACCACGGTGGAGCGGATCATCGGCTTCCAGCCGGGCACTGGTGGCACCGAAGGCGTGGGGTATTTGCGCAAGATGCTCGACACGGTGCTGTTCCCCGAACTCTGGCGAGTACGTTCCACCCTCTAA
- the kynB gene encoding arylformamidase, translated as MNPIKTWWDISPPLSTATPTWPGDTPFQEERVWQFGPECPVNVGRVTLSPHTGAHVDAPLHYSADGAPIGEVSLDVYMGPCRVLHCLGSGALVQPHQLQGRVDNLPERVLLRTYPQAPLTEWDANFTAIAPQTIELLASLGVRLIGIDTPSLDPQQSKTMDSHNAVARHGMAILEGIVLDEVPEGDYELIALPLRFANLDASPVRAILRPLKEPTR; from the coding sequence ATGAACCCAATAAAAACGTGGTGGGATATCAGCCCGCCCTTGAGCACGGCGACCCCGACCTGGCCTGGCGATACGCCGTTCCAGGAAGAGCGCGTGTGGCAGTTCGGCCCTGAGTGCCCGGTGAATGTGGGGCGCGTGACCTTGTCGCCGCACACTGGCGCCCATGTGGATGCTCCGCTGCATTACAGTGCCGACGGTGCGCCGATTGGCGAGGTGTCGTTGGACGTGTACATGGGCCCGTGCCGGGTGCTGCATTGCCTGGGCAGCGGCGCGCTAGTGCAGCCACACCAGTTGCAAGGCCGTGTGGATAACCTGCCGGAGCGCGTGCTGCTGCGCACTTATCCACAAGCGCCGCTCACCGAATGGGATGCGAATTTCACCGCCATCGCCCCACAAACCATTGAACTGCTCGCCAGCCTGGGTGTGCGCCTGATCGGTATCGACACGCCGTCCCTGGACCCGCAACAGTCCAAGACCATGGATTCCCACAACGCGGTAGCCCGTCACGGCATGGCGATCCTCGAAGGCATCGTGCTCGATGAGGTACCGGAGGGCGACTATGAACTGATCGCACTGCCGCTGCGCTTTGCCAACCTCGATGCCAGCCCGGTCCGCGCAATCCTGCGCCCGCTCAAGGAGCCCACGCGATGA
- a CDS encoding cupin domain-containing protein, whose product MSKPITVLRDTHPLPVLDACKWEKLEGDPHTVNLNAYTSEDGSKIMGTWICTPGKWYVEYVKWEYCHFQEGYCVITPEGMEPIHLRAGDIFVVEPGMKGTWEVVETVRKYFVFA is encoded by the coding sequence ATGTCCAAGCCTATCACCGTACTGCGCGACACCCACCCACTGCCGGTCCTGGATGCCTGCAAATGGGAAAAGCTTGAAGGCGACCCGCACACCGTCAATCTCAACGCCTACACCAGCGAAGACGGCAGCAAGATCATGGGCACCTGGATCTGCACACCGGGCAAGTGGTACGTGGAATACGTGAAGTGGGAATACTGCCATTTCCAGGAAGGCTACTGCGTGATCACGCCGGAAGGCATGGAGCCGATTCATTTGCGCGCTGGGGATATCTTTGTGGTGGAGCCGGGGATGAAGGGCACGTGGGAAGTGGTGGAGACCGTGCGCAAGTACTTCGTTTTTGCTTGA